The following nucleotide sequence is from Acidovorax radicis.
GGTGGTGCTGCGCGATATGCAAGGCCTGCAAGAGCGCATCAAGCTGCTGCAGGAGGAGATCGCCGCCAACGTGCAGGAGGTCAACGGCCGCAGCCTTTTTGTATTGACGGTGGTGACGGTACTGGCCCTGCCCATCAACATCCTGGCGGGGCTTTTTGGCATGAACGTGGGTGGCGTGCCGCTGGCCGACAACGGTCACGGCTTCTGGATCATCGTGGCGGTGGTGGCCGCCTTCACGCTGGTGGCGGCCTGGCTCACCCTGCGGGGCAACCGCGAGCCATAGCACTTCATCACGCACCGAAGGTAATTGGTCGCGATGGGTAGCAGCCACCGAGTTGCCGGGCACCGGGCCCTCTACAATCCCGCCCCTTGCCTTGCTTGTCGGACTGCCCCCGCCCCACCATGAATATCGTCGTCAACGAAGAACTCAAAGCCTATATCGACCCGCTGACCCCCGACGAACACGAGGCCCTGGAGCGCAGCATCCTGGCCGATGGCTGCCGTGATGCGCTGGTGCTGTGGGGTGATGTGCTGGTAGATGGCCACAACCGCTACGGCATCTGCCAAAAGCATGGGCTGCCGTTTCAGACCGTGCAAAACCCGCGCTTCCAGTCGATGGAAGACGTGCACCTGTGGATGATCGATCAGCACCTGGGCCGCCGCAGCGTGTCGGACTTTCAGCGCGGCGTGCTGGCCTTGCGCAAACGCGAAATCGAGACAGACCGGCACAGCCGCAAGGCCACAGCCGCAGCCACCGATGGGCCCGGCGATACCGCCAGCCCCGGCGTGGCTGACAGTGCCCCCGGCAACGAAGCCGCCAGCGCGCTGCCCGCACCCACGCCACTGACCAGCCGCGAGGCCATTGCCAAGGCCGCGCGGCTGAGCAGCAGCCAGGTGGTGATGATCGAAAAAATCCAGAAGCAAGCGGCGCCCGAGCTGGTGGCCGCCGTCAAGTCCGGCACCATCTCAATCAACGCTGCGGCCGCCGTGTCCACGTTGCCCGCTCAAGAGCAGGTAGCGGCCGTCGCTGCGGGCAAGAACGAGCTCAAGCAGGCCGCCAAGCGCGTGCGCGAACTCAACAAACGCAAACCGCGCGATGAGGCGTCTTCAGAAGAAAAGCCTGCAGCGGAAACAGGGTTCAGCGCCGAGGAAGCCGCCGACGAACTGCACACACTGCGCCGCCGCGTGGCAGAACTCACGGTCGAAAACACCGAACTGCACCGGCAACTGGCGCAATTGCAGGCCGACCTGCCCGCAGGCACCCCGCCGTTCTGAACGCCTGTGTTGCGGTAGGGCCGCCGCGCTGTGGCTTCGCATTCCATGGAGTCGAGAGTGGGCAGCCGCGCGGCAAGGTGATCCAGCCATCATTCACGATGGGCGGTGAACGCAAAACCGATCAGCCGTTGGCGTTGCGCAGCACGCTGAGCCGATCGGCAATCAGGTCGGTATCCAGGCCGTCTTCGGCATGGGAGAGATAGGTTTCCAGGTCGGCCACGGCTTCTTCGGTGCTGCCGCGCTCGGCATGCACCAGCCCCCGGTCGCGCCGCTCGCCCCACGCCTCAGGCAACAACACCACGAGGCGATCAAGCACCGCAATCAGGCGCTGCCCGTCGTGCTGGGTGCGGTGCACCTCCTTGAGGTTGCGCAACATGCGCGCAATGATGTCGCGCGGCGTGGCCGCCTGCAGGTACAGGCCCAGCGGCACGTCATAGTCGTCCACCAGACCGTTGCGGCGCTTGTAGGGCTCCAGCCGCTCGGCCAGTTCTTCATGGCTCAGCGATTGCCCCGATAGCGGGTCAATCACCACCTGCCCTTTGGGCAACAGCACCTTGACCATGAAGTGCCCCGGGAACGCAATGCCGCGTGCATGCAGGCCCAGCCCCTGGGCGAGCTCCATCCACAATACAGCCAGCGAGATCGGAATGCCCCGCCGGGTACGCAGCACAGCGTTGAGATAGCTGTTTTCGGGGTCGTAATAGTTGTTGATGTTGCTGCCAAAGCCCAGGTCTGCAAAGAAGAACTGGTTGAGTGTGCGCAAGCGCTGCAAGGCCTGCGCATCGGCCGGCAGGCGGCGCTGGATGCGGGCCAGCATCTGGTCTACATCGCCCAGCAACTGCTGCACATCGAATTCGGGGTATTCGTCCTGGGCCAGGCTGGCGGCCGCCTCCAACAGCGGGAAGTGGTCGTCACTTTGCACCAGAGAGGCGAAGTACTCCAGCGAGGTAGGGATGGAAAGGCTCAGGGGCATATCACAGTTGTAGTGGGCCGACTACTTGCCGTCAAGCCACAAAAAGCCGGTTTACGGGGGATATTTCGGGGCGCTTTTGCGGGTGGATTGCGTCGTTTCCTGGCGTTTTCCGGCATTCGTTGCCGTTGGCCGCAGTGGCCCGCGCCGGCGATGCCAAGCGGCAGGCAACCTTCAGCGCCGTACCAGCTGGCGCAGCTTGAGGCCCGACACCCACAGAGCCCCAAAATACACGGCCGCAGCCGCGCCAATCAGCACCGCCATCAGCCCCACGCGCTGCAGCCTGTGGCCTTCTTTCATGGCCACCCAGTCGAAATGCTGCGATCCCCACAGCAGCAGCACCGCCATCAACGCGCTGGCAGCGATCACCTGCAGCGCAAACTTGCCCCAGCCCGGCAAGGGCCGGTAGCTGCCGCGCCGCAGCAGACCGATCAACAACCAGGCGGCATTGATGAGCGCGCCGATGCCAATGGTCAATGTCAGGGCCGCATGCTGCAGATAGGGCACCAGGACCAGGTTCATCAACTGGGTCAGCACCAGCACCGCCACCGCAATGAGCATGGGGGTGCGCATGTCGTGTTTGGCATAGAAGCCAGGCGCCAGCACCTTGATGGCCACAATGCCCACCAGGCCCACGCCATAGCCCGTGAGTGCCAGTGTGGTCTGCTGCACGTCGCGGTCGCCAAACGCGCCATAGTGGTATAGCACCGCCACCAGCGGCCGCGAGAAAACCAGCAGGGCTACCATGCACGGCACGGACAGCAGCACCACCAGGCGCAGCCCCCAGTCGAGCATGGCCGAGTACCGGTCATCGTCCTGCTTGGCGCGGGCGCTGGCCAGCTGCGGCATCAGCACGACCCCCAGCGCCACGCCCAGCAGCGCGGTGGGCAGCTCCATCAGACGGTCTGCGTAGGTGATCCAGCTCACGCTGCCGGTGGCCAGATGCGAGGCAATCTGGGTGTTGATCAGCAGCGAGACCTGCGCCACGCTCACCCCCAGCAGGGCTGGCAGCATCAGCCGCGCGACCTTGCGCGTGGTGGGATCGGCCCAGGCCGCACGGATGGCCGCCCAACGCACGCCGATGCGCGGCAACAGTCCCAGACGCACCAGCGCAGGCACCTGGATGGCCAGTTGCAGCGCGCCACCCAGCATGACCCCAGCCGCCTGGGCGTAGATAGGCTCAATGCCATGGCGGGAAAACCAGGGTGCGCCCACCATGATGGACAGGATCAGCGCCATGTTGAGCAACACTGGCGACGCCGCAGGCACGGCAAACTTCTTCCAGGTGTTGAGAATGCCCCCTGCCAGCGCCACCAGCGACATGAAGCCGATGTAGGGAAACATCCAGCGTGTCATGGTGACAGCGGCGTCAAAACCCTGGGGCGATTGCTGGAGCCCGCTGGCCATGGCCCACACCATCCACGGCGCACCCAGCACGCCAGCGATGCACAAGAGCACGAGTGTCCAGGCCAGCAAGGTACCGACATGGTCGATCAGCGTCCGGGCGCCGTCGTCGCCCTCCTGGGCGCGGGTGGCAGCGAGCACCGGCACAAATGCCTGGCTGAATGCCCCTTCGCCCAGCACCCTGCGGAACAGATTGGGAATGCGGAACGCCACATTGAAGGCGTCCGTCATGGCGCTGACCCCGAAGACCGAGGCCATGAGCAACTCGCGCACCAACCCGGT
It contains:
- a CDS encoding SirB1 family protein, whose product is MPLSLSIPTSLEYFASLVQSDDHFPLLEAAASLAQDEYPEFDVQQLLGDVDQMLARIQRRLPADAQALQRLRTLNQFFFADLGFGSNINNYYDPENSYLNAVLRTRRGIPISLAVLWMELAQGLGLHARGIAFPGHFMVKVLLPKGQVVIDPLSGQSLSHEELAERLEPYKRRNGLVDDYDVPLGLYLQAATPRDIIARMLRNLKEVHRTQHDGQRLIAVLDRLVVLLPEAWGERRDRGLVHAERGSTEEAVADLETYLSHAEDGLDTDLIADRLSVLRNANG
- the murJ gene encoding murein biosynthesis integral membrane protein MurJ; its protein translation is MSLFKAASTVSLLTLVSRITGLVRELLMASVFGVSAMTDAFNVAFRIPNLFRRVLGEGAFSQAFVPVLAATRAQEGDDGARTLIDHVGTLLAWTLVLLCIAGVLGAPWMVWAMASGLQQSPQGFDAAVTMTRWMFPYIGFMSLVALAGGILNTWKKFAVPAASPVLLNMALILSIMVGAPWFSRHGIEPIYAQAAGVMLGGALQLAIQVPALVRLGLLPRIGVRWAAIRAAWADPTTRKVARLMLPALLGVSVAQVSLLINTQIASHLATGSVSWITYADRLMELPTALLGVALGVVLMPQLASARAKQDDDRYSAMLDWGLRLVVLLSVPCMVALLVFSRPLVAVLYHYGAFGDRDVQQTTLALTGYGVGLVGIVAIKVLAPGFYAKHDMRTPMLIAVAVLVLTQLMNLVLVPYLQHAALTLTIGIGALINAAWLLIGLLRRGSYRPLPGWGKFALQVIAASALMAVLLLWGSQHFDWVAMKEGHRLQRVGLMAVLIGAAAAVYFGALWVSGLKLRQLVRR
- a CDS encoding plasmid replication/partition related protein, producing MNIVVNEELKAYIDPLTPDEHEALERSILADGCRDALVLWGDVLVDGHNRYGICQKHGLPFQTVQNPRFQSMEDVHLWMIDQHLGRRSVSDFQRGVLALRKREIETDRHSRKATAAATDGPGDTASPGVADSAPGNEAASALPAPTPLTSREAIAKAARLSSSQVVMIEKIQKQAAPELVAAVKSGTISINAAAAVSTLPAQEQVAAVAAGKNELKQAAKRVRELNKRKPRDEASSEEKPAAETGFSAEEAADELHTLRRRVAELTVENTELHRQLAQLQADLPAGTPPF